A stretch of DNA from Triticum dicoccoides isolate Atlit2015 ecotype Zavitan chromosome 2A, WEW_v2.0, whole genome shotgun sequence:
GAAATCAACACTTAAATTATATTGCAAGTTAAGATCTGGTATTGTGTAAATTCAGGTGACTAAGGCATAAAACTATTTTAGGTGGGCAACCGAAAATGAAGAACAGAAGTAATTACAGATGTGTGAGAGGTTGCAAACGTCCAAGAAATTTGGAATAACATAATTTGGGCGTGGAAGCCATGAAACACGTCAAGTAGGTAGGGTGCTCAACTTTTGTCACTCCCGCATAACGTGGGAACCTGTAAACAAACATCCCCAACTAACAAAGAGCAGGGGACTAAAACATGCAGTTGTTGAGCACGACTGTGCAGTGTGCACATGGCCATGGTGCTAAGCATTTTCTTTTCTGCGAGCAAACAAGGAAGCTGCAGCAATGCAGGCATAATAATGGAGAGTTGTTGAAGCTCGATAGCTAGCTAGCTGCAAGCTGGGGGTCAAAGGAGTTGCCGCGTCCGGCCACCAACCCCTTCCCAGTTCACCCCGCCGCGGGCGGCCGTCAACCATGTCAGGCATGACGACGTACGGCCTGCAGCTCCATCTATATAAGCAGCAGCTCGCCAGCTAGCTAGCTCCACAATCGTCCCAGATCTCAAGCTCTCAACTCACCTCACCTCGCATCTCAAACAGTCTTCTCTTTTCGGTTGGCATAATTGCTAGAAGCAGGGTTCTATCCATGGCAATGGTGGTGAAGGCCCTCCTCGTTTCCGTCGTGGCCGTGGCAGCGCTTGCGCAGCTCACCGTGGCAGTGGATCACCAGGTGGGCGGCAGCGGCGCGACCTGGGCCACCAGCGGCGGCTACGACTCGTGGTCGGGGAAGCAGAAGTTCTCTCCGGGAGACAGCCTCGGTACGTATTTAAGCTCACCCCCCTACTCGACCTAGCTCTTGACGGCTAGGATTATATCAAGAACCGACCTGACAAACTTGTTGTGGTCCATGGTTGCAGTATTTTCGTACTCGCCGGCGCACGACGTCGTGGAGGTGAGCAAGGCCGACTACGACGCCTGCACGGCCAGCAAAGTCGTCGCCAGATACACCGGCGGCAAGACCACCGTCAAGCTCACCACTGCCGGAAAGCGCTACTTCATCTGCAGCATCACCGGCCACTGCGACGCCGGCATGAAGCTCCAGGTGAACGTCGCCGCCGCGACCGCCGCCCCCACCAAGCCCAGGGGCCAGAGGAGCGTCGCCCCTGTCGCCGCCCCGGCGCCGGCACCGGAGGGGTCGGCCACCGACGAGCAGCTGCCGACAGTGTCGTCGCCTACGGGAACACCGACGCCCAGTTCACCGTCCGGCTCGGGCGCCGCTAGCATCGGTGCGAGCGCTGCGGTGGCGCTCGCCATGGGCATGGCCGTGGCGTTGGCCATTTGAGAGGGATCTGGCCGATCCATGTGTACCAAGGCTTAGTTTTGGAGTGCTCAAGTCTTAATCACGTCGATACATTTGCGGATTTGTTCTTGTTATTCTTGGCTGGCAGTGGCATGCACATTGCCTTCCCTGCATGTTCCTTCCTTCCTACTAGTACAGTGCTATCAGGGTTCAGTGTACTACTGTGCGATTTATTTGTTGTATTTGTCTACCGGAGAATAAATAAATTCACATTCTTTAGTATCGTCTGTCTGCGTTATATATCTTGTAGTATATCTTCAGTATATTTGTGACAATCCATATATCTTCAGTGTCCTGTTGGTTGGCTTCGTTGGTTGGACTAGTAACGTGTCTCTGTTCAGCAGATACAACAACAGAAACCAGAGCAGAATGCTTCTTTCTTTTGTGCTTTTTTTTGGTGCAACCGGCAGGAACATTGCATATTCGTTAAGTGAGAAGCAGAGAGAGAAGAAATATATGTACAAAGAGTTGATGCGTATTTTAGGGGAACACACCTAAACCCCGCTAAAAACAAGTACAATAGCGGGCTATGACATTTTTGACCATGTGAAAGAGAGAGACAAAGAAAAAGTAAAAAGTGCGTTCTCATGCAAGAGCGAGTCTCTACACGTGCTTCTAGGTAAAAACGTTTAATAAAAAGAAAAGGTTAGAGAAAAAGTGGAAAAAAGTTGTGACTTACACCCAACCTTATAGGCAACTCTATTGTATGAGTAACTAATAATGCTAACTCTTGATAACATGTCATGTCTACATAGCCAGCAActagctatattattaaccatgctctagagAACAGAAGTATTACTAAGGTGTTGCCGCAACGGCCAGGTCTGGGGCACTTTGAAAGTCTGCTCCCACTGTTTGATGTCCTCAATGTTGTGATTAATTAGCACGTGTAATTAGAGGGAAATCTACCCTTGCCCAAACCTTCATGTGGCTGCCTTGCGCAACCGACGCATCTCTTTCTAGTGTAGCGTCCGTTCGGATCATACATATTGTTTCTGTAACTATGAATCAATAGAAGTTTCCATTTACTTTAAACACTCGAAAGCCAAGGGGGCACCTCAATATATGTAAGACGTGAGCCGATGAAAATCTTTCCGCTCCTCTCTTTGGAGGTGTTCCATGCGGCATACAGCAGCAGCTCGCTCCTTTGGCGAATGGAGTTGTTTGATGCCCctcttagtgaaggaaatatgccctagaggaaataataaagttattatttatttctttagatcatgataaatgtttattattcatgctagaattgtattaaccggaaacttaatacatgtatgaatacatagacaaacagagtgtcactagtatgcctctacttgactagctcgttgatcaaagatggttatgtttcctaaccatagacatgagttgtcatttgattaacggaatcacatcattaggagaatgatgtgattgacttgacccattccgttagcttagcacttgatcgtttagttcgttgctattgctttcttcatgacttatacatgttcctatgactatgaaattatgcaactcccgtttaccggaggaacactttgtgtgctaccaaacgtcacagcgtaactgggtgattataaaggtgctctacaggtgtctccgaagg
This window harbors:
- the LOC119354690 gene encoding uclacyanin 1-like → MAMVVKALLVSVVAVAALAQLTVAVDHQVGGSGATWATSGGYDSWSGKQKFSPGDSLVFSYSPAHDVVEVSKADYDACTASKVVARYTGGKTTVKLTTAGKRYFICSITGHCDAGMKLQVNVAAATAAPTKPRGQRSVAPVAAPAPAPEGSATDEQLPTVSSPTGTPTPSSPSGSGAASIGASAAVALAMGMAVALAI